GAAAGCACGGCGGCTCTGAGGATCGCCGAGCTGCTCCCAGGCAGCATTGAGCGCGAGGATGGTTTCTTCATCACCACCCGCATCGGGATGATGCTGTTTCACCAGGCGGCGATACGCCGCCTTCAGCTCATCCTGGGAGGCAGTCGAAGCCACCTGCAGCACGGCATAAGGGTCAAGAGATGACTCGTGCTCCGCGGAGTTGAAGCTCAAAGCTGACCATCCCGCCGCGCCGGCAGTACCGAAGCAGCACTGAACATTGGTGTCGAGAGATAGCGCTCTCCGAAGCTGGCAAGAATCACCACGATGCGGCGCCCCTCCATCGAGGGGCGCTGACCCAGCTGCAGTGCAGCGGCCACAGCGGCTCCACTGCTCACACCAGACAGCAACCCTTCTTCCCTGGCCAAACGACGACCGATATCCATGGCTTCGTCATCGGAAATGGCCATCACCTCATCAATCAGATCAGGATCCAACACAGGGGGAACAAATCCAGCCCCGATGCCCTGGATGCGATGAGGCCCGGCGGATCCACCCGACAAGACAGGACTGGCTGCAGGCTCTACCGCCACCACCTGCAGATTTGGCCGACGCTCCCGCAGCACCCTTGCACAACCGGTGATGGTGCCACCGGTTCCCACACCGGCAACAAAGGCATCCAAAGAACCATCGGTGTCGCTCCAGATCTCTTCAGCCGTGGACTGGGCATGCACGGCTGGATTCGCAGGATTGTCGAACTGCTGCAGCAGATAGGCCTCTGGGATCTCGTCTACTAACTCACGGGCCAGATTGATGGCACCTTGCATGCCCTCACTGCCTGGCGTGAGCTGAAGCTCGGCGCCATAAGCGCGAAGCATCGATCGCCGCTCCGTGCTCATCGTGTCGGGCATCGTGAGGATGAGCCGATAACCACGGGCGGCAGCCACCATGGCCAAAGCAATGCCCGTGTTGCCACTGGTGGGTTCCACCAACACCGTTCGGCCTGGTTCGATGGTGCCGTCACGCTCGGCAGCCTCCACCATGGCTCCGGCAATCCGATCCTTTACCGAAGCGGTGGGATTAAAGCTTTCGAGCTTCGCGAGGATCTCAGCTTTGCAACCAAAGGCCTGGGGCAA
This region of Synechococcus sp. NOUM97013 genomic DNA includes:
- the cysK gene encoding cysteine synthase A → MPIASDITALVGRTPLVRLNRLPQAFGCKAEILAKLESFNPTASVKDRIAGAMVEAAERDGTIEPGRTVLVEPTSGNTGIALAMVAAARGYRLILTMPDTMSTERRSMLRAYGAELQLTPGSEGMQGAINLARELVDEIPEAYLLQQFDNPANPAVHAQSTAEEIWSDTDGSLDAFVAGVGTGGTITGCARVLRERRPNLQVVAVEPAASPVLSGGSAGPHRIQGIGAGFVPPVLDPDLIDEVMAISDDEAMDIGRRLAREEGLLSGVSSGAAVAAALQLGQRPSMEGRRIVVILASFGERYLSTPMFSAASVLPARRDGQL